A region from the Paenibacillus humicola genome encodes:
- a CDS encoding phosphorothioated DNA-binding restriction endonuclease yields MEASELKEKLSNLSIWKKNGQRAPHKPLLILLGLVQLQQNNTILPYELVRDKLKRLLIEFGPPRKSYHPEQPFVRLTTDGIWRLTNSIDKRHFSDKQLLDGQVEGGFSGEVLSLLQNNELLIHEIAELLLNEHFPETIHQDILDEIGLDFSAQKKRKRDPGFRDRILKAYEYSCAVCGFNVRLGHNLVAIDAAHIQWHQAGGPDTEENGIALCSLHHKLFDRGVFTITGERDLLVTEQAYGTQGFEEWLMRFHGKKVRSPINPIYTTKESFISWHVREVFRGPARYRIV; encoded by the coding sequence ATGGAAGCGTCCGAATTAAAAGAAAAATTATCTAACCTTTCTATATGGAAAAAGAACGGGCAGCGGGCCCCGCATAAGCCTTTGTTAATTCTTCTGGGGTTGGTCCAACTGCAGCAAAACAATACGATTTTGCCATATGAACTTGTCCGGGATAAATTAAAAAGGCTGCTTATTGAGTTTGGGCCGCCCAGGAAATCATATCACCCTGAGCAGCCTTTTGTTCGGCTAACAACTGATGGGATTTGGAGATTAACTAATTCCATTGATAAAAGGCACTTTTCGGATAAACAGCTTTTAGACGGACAAGTAGAGGGAGGGTTTAGCGGAGAGGTGCTTTCACTCCTTCAGAACAATGAATTACTAATCCATGAAATAGCTGAACTGCTATTGAATGAACATTTCCCAGAAACCATCCATCAGGACATTCTTGATGAAATCGGACTTGATTTTTCTGCACAAAAAAAGCGGAAGCGTGACCCGGGTTTTAGAGATAGGATATTAAAAGCTTATGAATACAGCTGCGCGGTTTGCGGCTTCAATGTCAGACTGGGGCATAATTTGGTAGCCATTGACGCGGCACACATACAGTGGCATCAAGCCGGCGGACCGGATACGGAGGAAAATGGAATAGCGCTATGCTCTTTGCATCACAAATTGTTTGATCGTGGTGTATTTACGATAACTGGGGAGCGGGATTTACTTGTGACTGAACAAGCTTACGGAACACAAGGCTTCGAGGAGTGGCTTATGCGTTTTCACGGCAAAAAAGTACGTTCTCCAATAAACCCAATATATACAACGAAAGAAAGTTTTATCAGCTGGCATGTAAGGGAGGTATTTAGGGGGCCGGCCAGATACCGCATTGTATAA
- a CDS encoding CopG family ribbon-helix-helix protein codes for MSNDEFIITPREDKTVTMSIRIEKVLQEQLDELARKSNRSRNEIINMALEYALKNVKFIDSTNG; via the coding sequence ATGAGCAATGACGAGTTCATCATAACCCCTAGAGAAGACAAGACTGTAACGATGTCAATTCGTATTGAAAAAGTCCTGCAGGAGCAGCTGGATGAGCTAGCCCGCAAGAGTAATCGTTCTCGAAACGAAATTATAAATATGGCATTGGAATATGCGCTCAAAAATGTAAAGTTTATTGATTCTACAAATGGCTAA
- a CDS encoding winged helix-turn-helix domain-containing protein — MKQEFSVADIARKLRLSDSTVHRRIQLAIDMGWIQPEKKGSRCKYTETDLSAVDMLEMYYKKYHTDEKLLEIISKTRREAANNQHEAIVKLTDTFNLVTNELMILISNVTHALEKAEERNKALARQMHNIQDKLDALSVRIIRAEDKLNMKYNQTS, encoded by the coding sequence GTGAAACAAGAGTTCAGTGTAGCAGATATTGCAAGGAAACTGCGTTTGTCTGATTCGACCGTTCACAGACGGATTCAGCTGGCAATTGATATGGGCTGGATCCAGCCTGAAAAGAAAGGAAGCAGATGCAAATACACCGAGACAGACCTTTCTGCAGTTGACATGTTGGAAATGTATTACAAGAAGTATCACACAGACGAAAAGTTGCTAGAAATAATCTCAAAGACAAGGAGGGAAGCAGCTAATAATCAACACGAGGCTATTGTGAAATTGACTGATACTTTCAATTTAGTGACTAACGAACTTATGATATTAATCTCTAATGTGACCCATGCGTTAGAAAAAGCTGAAGAGCGTAACAAAGCACTTGCCAGACAAATGCACAATATACAGGACAAACTAGACGCTCTCTCTGTCCGAATTATTCGAGCAGAAGACAAACTCAACATGAAATATAATCAAACTAGTTAA
- a CDS encoding DNA cytosine methyltransferase, with the protein MIQDNKKNTYSVGSLFAGIGGFCRAFKNEGFNVIWANELDSYAAQTYRHNYPETRLYEKSIEDLSVISDSLEPVDVLTAGFPCQSFSLAGNKLGFEDPRGRLFFEIIRLLKEFGRNRPKIIVLENVKNLIYHNNKLTINIIEEEIKRAGYWFRVPLDNKGNLIADKSNAVVLNTKEHTDIPQNRERLYMVAFSRDYFKVNNFRFPEIDHDLKDVREFLDLDSAADQDFYFDINSKYGKMFADKMAEGKKDSVYLLRRAYVRENKSDCTFTLTANMGEGGHNVPVIQDDWGIRKLTPRECARLQGFKDNQFSFPEGMPRAKQYKQIGNAVTVDLVQNLAEQCRKSLNSLEK; encoded by the coding sequence TTGATACAGGATAATAAGAAGAATACATATTCAGTAGGAAGTTTATTTGCAGGTATTGGTGGTTTTTGCAGAGCTTTTAAAAATGAGGGCTTTAATGTCATCTGGGCAAATGAGTTAGACTCTTATGCTGCTCAAACATATAGGCATAATTATCCTGAAACGAGGCTTTATGAAAAGTCCATTGAAGACTTATCTGTTATAAGTGATAGTTTGGAACCTGTTGATGTTCTTACCGCTGGATTCCCCTGCCAATCATTTTCTCTTGCAGGGAATAAACTAGGGTTTGAAGACCCGAGGGGAAGACTCTTTTTTGAAATAATAAGATTACTGAAAGAGTTTGGGCGAAATAGACCTAAGATAATCGTACTTGAAAATGTAAAGAATTTAATATATCACAATAATAAGCTAACTATTAATATAATCGAAGAAGAAATCAAGAGGGCAGGTTATTGGTTTCGAGTACCATTAGACAATAAGGGGAACTTGATTGCAGATAAAAGCAATGCGGTAGTACTAAATACTAAGGAACACACGGATATACCGCAAAATCGAGAAAGACTCTATATGGTTGCCTTTTCTCGGGATTATTTTAAGGTTAATAACTTTAGGTTCCCAGAGATTGATCATGATTTAAAAGACGTGAGAGAGTTTCTAGATTTGGACTCTGCAGCGGATCAAGACTTCTATTTTGATATAAACTCCAAATACGGTAAGATGTTTGCAGATAAAATGGCAGAAGGAAAGAAAGACTCTGTGTATTTATTGAGAAGGGCATATGTCAGAGAAAATAAAAGCGATTGTACTTTCACGCTCACAGCGAATATGGGGGAAGGCGGACATAATGTTCCTGTCATACAAGATGACTGGGGTATAAGAAAACTGACGCCTAGAGAATGCGCTCGCTTACAGGGTTTTAAAGATAACCAGTTTTCATTTCCAGAAGGGATGCCAAGGGCGAAACAATATAAGCAAATCGGAAACGCTGTAACGGTTGACCTTGTGCAAAATCTAGCAGAACAATGCCGAAAATCTCTAAATAGTTTAGAAAAGTAA